TCCTGCCTCGTCTCTAAAGGCCGTGCACGATTGAAGTggctgaaagctgaggggaggggaggggaggagaggaggggaaggtgagaggtgggagggagagctgagaactggtttggatttgtaAGTATTGGAGTGAGGAGTTAAAagcggcaggcagggggggcgggccggcgctcggggggcgggccggcgctcggggggcgggccggcgctcggggggcgggccggcgctcggggggcgggccggcgctcggggggcgggccggcgctcggggggcgggccggcgctcggggggcgggccggcgctcggggggcgggccggcgctcggggggcgggccggcgctcggggggcgggccggcgctcggggggcgggccggcgctcggggggcgggccggcgctcggggggcgggccggcgctcggggggcgggccggcgctcggggggcgggccggcgctcggggggcgggccggcgctcggggggcgggccggcgctcggggggcgggccggcgctcggggggcgggccggcgctcggggggcgggccggcgctcggggggcgggccggcgctcggggggcgggccggcgctcggggggcgggccggcgctcggggggcgggccggcgctcggggggcgggccggcgctcggggggcgggccggcgctcggggggcgggccggcgctcggggggcgggccggcgctcggggggcgggccggcgctcggggggcgggccggcgctcggggggcgggccggcgctcggggggcgggccggcgctcggggggcgggccggcgctcggggggcgggccggcgctcggggggcgggccggcgctcggggggcgggccggcgctcggggggcgggccggcgctcggggggcgggccggcgctcggggggcgggccggcgctcggggggcgggccggcgctcggggggcgggccggcgctcggggggcgggccggcgctcggggggcgggccggcgctcggggggcgggccggcgctcggggggcgggccggcgctcggggggcgggccggcgctcggggggcgggccggcgctcggggggcgggccggcgctcggggggcgggccggcgctcggggggcgggccggcgctcggggggcgggccgcaGTGgcgctgagcaggctgcagcggaATGGCGGCGAGcacagagcggcaggcaggcaggcaggcgggcAGGGCGTTTCGGGCCAGAGGGAAGCCTCCCGCGTTCCCCGGCAGAGCTGCGTTCTTTTTCTCTCGCAGCAGAGGAGTTTGGGCAGGTGAGTTGCTCGGCCGCGGCGCCGCATCTGAGACGCGTTTTAGCGCAGCTGCCTTAAGTAGCCTTTGCGGCGCTGTCTGGAGCGgaagctggcagcccagcacaggtaaACTGTGAGAAGCATCCGAGTGCTGCTTGCACTCTGCCTTTTGTTGTCTCTTGCAGCACTTGACCTTTCCAAAAGAGCAGTTGTGTTCAGCTGGCTGGATGGATTTGCCTGCACTCAAGCTGTTTGCAGCCAGGAGCCCGTGCTGCAAACGTGCAGCTGGTGCTTCCGAAGCTACTCCGTGTaaatctgtgctgctgttggattctgcaggtctctccagcaagcatgaaatgagctgaaggagcagcaggagcagcatggccactccccaggcagcaggaggtttcagcccagcaccagctcatgcgggaggagcagatgctgaggaacaTCCCCCACGAGACgcaggtggccaaagaggctgGGTCAGGTAAAGCTTTGTGTCgagtttgtgctccttctggcagtcagtTGCACAGGTTCTGAGGAGTAGAAGCATGGAGTGGTtgctgttggagaagagcttccaaatcatccagtgcagcccttaaggcagcactgctaggtcacccctaaagcatgtccctgagcagcacagctgtaggactttgcctccctccaggtagctgcagccagcagtgaggtcactgatcagactctgtgctcagagcagagctgctgcagccctctcagcatcttggtggcctcctctgcactggctccaacacttccatgtcctggttgtgctgggggctccagaactgcccccaggactgcagatggggtgtgaggagagcagaggcaaggggcagaatcccctcccttgccctgctgcccacactgctcttgctggagcccagcacagggttgctgtctgggctgcactcacactgcaggctcctcttgagctttgcatcagcccagacccccagggcctgttcctcagggctgctctcagccgttccccatccagcctggagttgtgcttgggattgtgcccacccaggtgcaggaccttgcacttggccttgatgaatgccatgaggttggcctgggcgcacctctgcagcctgcccagtttGTAACTGGGGCTGTAAAGAATGGTTATGCAttgcctgtgcttctgatttCAGGAGAGTCCCATTTCATTCTTGATGCTTTCTTTAAGAGAGGCATACAACTGAGCtccctcagagaagcagcatgaagtgcatgaaggatgctggctgcactcagtaCAGACAAGGCACATTGGAGTAGGTTAACAAGATGCTTGACATTTGCCCTTAATGGTCATTGTCTTCAAATGCATCATTCGGGAGTGAAGTTGCTTGGCATTTGCAGTTGACTACTTCTTCTCTGGCCTTTGgagtgaaggaagggaaaaaaccagagTTGAAGATGTCAGCTCTGTAAGTTTTCTCTGGGTGATCAAAGCATGCACAACATCCTGTGCTTGTGCTCTGGAAGATTCTAGGAGCTTCCCGGGGACTCAGGGAGCACAAGTTCTGGATTTCTGTGGGCTGTCTCTAGATGAACACCTGAGTGCAGTGAATCTAAAAGCAGCTGTCTCTCATTTGAAGTTAAAGTGATGTGATTGATCTGGTGCTTTATAGGTGCCAAAAAGGAGACCTTCTTCACCTGCTTCTCCTGTGCAAgctcttctgtctgtctgctgagatgtttctgcctgtttctctggcagagaagtgtttgctttttgggctGGGTAAGTaggagatttgttttgttgatttgctttgttttgtcgcTGAATACTTGGTGCAGCTGGCCTCAGATGCTGTTTGTTCACAAAGGACACACTACTGTGTGATTGGTGGGCATAGAAGCAGTAATTGCTGACAGAAGCACGCTTGTGACCTTGGCTGTAAATTCATGAACAGGCATTACagtgtttctgtctctgcaagccaaagtactctcatgctgaagaacttcttcctcagatccactctgagcagccctgctctccctcagcttcaaaccattccccttgccctgtctttagacacccttatggaaaaagtccctctgcagccttcctgctgcaggttcccttcaggtactgggaggtagctttaaagtctccctggagtcttgtccccttcaggctgagcagccccagctccctcagcctatcctcttagaagtgctccagcccttggctcatcctcgtggtcctgctctgaactggttccagcagtttttcgttcttcagctggactgtggccatgtggaatgttttgggttgtgcttttgcctttgcatgCTGAAAGACTTCCTGTGTTACCTTAGTAGTACGTTTCATGTGCAAGGTTCCTGTCTGtgatctcttgctgctggggaagtcatGAGCTACCTGTGGGGGTGTGAAATGCAGTAAGCTTCGATCGCGTTGCCTGCACGGATGTGAGGGGACAAAGTACTGCTGAGAAGCTTTTTTGTaccattctcttcccccttcccctcttgcctttaagggaacacacacagggagaAGCTTACTGAGCGCCCTCTGACATGCTGTAggaattctttgctttgcagtgttttacacTGTGGCTCTTCAAACCTGTAACCCATCTGCTTTCCATTGCCAGCGAGCTGACCATCCGTACTACCgtcgccttgaatgcctccaaccagcagtgtttgctgccagacagacacctggagaagacagaggacatGGTTAAGTTCATGAAGGATatcttggatggtgctgctgaagtaagtctttgttgtggcttgagatatattggttggtgtttggtttttccccccttagctgCGGTGGCTCCGATTGTTACGCCGTGTGATTTATCTTCCTGTCCTGGCTGTCTTcccgtgctgggtgctggcagtgaata
This is a stretch of genomic DNA from Pogoniulus pusillus isolate bPogPus1 chromosome 36, bPogPus1.pri, whole genome shotgun sequence. It encodes these proteins:
- the LOC135190451 gene encoding protein disulfide-isomerase TMX3-like isoform X2 — encoded protein: MSYLWGELTIRTTVALNASNQQCLLPDRHLEKTEDMVKFMKDILDGAAEAQAGDGLLQRSKRVIYEAKAAVMVEFIAYSVR
- the LOC135190451 gene encoding protein disulfide-isomerase TMX3-like isoform X1, with the translated sequence MSYLWGCEMHELTIRTTVALNASNQQCLLPDRHLEKTEDMVKFMKDILDGAAEAQAGDGLLQRSKRVIYEAKAAVMVEFIAYSVR